A stretch of Synechococcus sp. MIT S9220 DNA encodes these proteins:
- a CDS encoding DEAD/DEAH box helicase, protein MDPGTTAARDVLIHAGPGAGKTLGALLSFQVMQTEGRLERAVIFCHRTSILSQWQGAAAQLGLQLDLWNGPNSASDAADGWLLSYQGAGRQQETLKAELSRWNQDLLLTIADEAHHLGVDPDEPDGPVWGRTFLELSSHARLRLGLTGTPFRADNLAFCAARRVRVEEAGQLVEQIHPDLSVEPRELIDAGDVRPLEFRFQDGWVEHAQEGLPDREVSPLSAEQRESWRARNLRRAIRLSDSSSIAQLLLLRARTKLESVRKRHPRAGGLVIARDIEHARSITLLLEEEGDRVDLVHSQDPGAPERLNAFQSGDADWLVSIDMCAEGFDASRLRVVAYLTTVVTRSRFVQGITRAVRMCSERASLEAVPREPSYVFAPADPLLMQYARSWSLSEPYRIAAPQSAEDNDSNLGGDWRGPSLPMEAIEDGAGAVIRMRTPQLPRFLQR, encoded by the coding sequence TTGGACCCAGGCACGACTGCCGCACGTGATGTCCTGATTCATGCCGGTCCAGGCGCTGGCAAAACTCTTGGCGCCTTGCTGTCCTTTCAGGTGATGCAGACCGAGGGCAGGCTTGAACGCGCTGTGATCTTCTGCCATCGCACCTCGATCCTCAGCCAGTGGCAGGGTGCTGCAGCCCAGCTGGGTCTGCAGCTTGATCTCTGGAACGGGCCTAACAGCGCCTCAGACGCCGCGGACGGATGGCTGCTTAGCTACCAGGGTGCAGGACGCCAGCAGGAAACCCTGAAAGCCGAGCTCAGCCGCTGGAACCAGGACCTTCTGCTGACCATCGCCGACGAAGCGCATCATCTTGGAGTGGACCCCGATGAACCTGACGGCCCGGTTTGGGGACGAACGTTTCTGGAGCTCAGCAGCCATGCCCGGTTGCGCCTCGGTTTAACGGGAACACCGTTTCGCGCCGACAACCTGGCGTTCTGCGCCGCCCGGCGGGTGCGGGTGGAGGAAGCCGGCCAGCTGGTGGAACAGATCCATCCCGATCTTTCTGTCGAACCCCGAGAATTAATCGATGCTGGTGATGTTCGTCCCCTCGAATTTCGTTTTCAAGACGGCTGGGTGGAACACGCCCAGGAAGGGCTGCCGGACCGAGAGGTTTCGCCACTGTCAGCTGAACAAAGAGAAAGCTGGAGAGCCAGGAATCTGCGCCGCGCCATTCGTCTTTCCGACAGCAGCAGCATTGCCCAGCTGCTGCTGCTGAGAGCTCGCACCAAGCTCGAAAGCGTTCGCAAACGTCACCCGCGCGCAGGCGGACTGGTGATCGCCCGCGACATTGAGCATGCCCGCAGCATCACCTTGCTGCTGGAGGAGGAAGGTGATCGGGTCGATCTTGTGCATTCCCAGGACCCAGGAGCTCCTGAACGCCTCAATGCCTTTCAGAGCGGTGATGCCGACTGGCTGGTGAGCATTGATATGTGCGCGGAAGGATTCGATGCCTCACGGCTGAGGGTGGTCGCTTACCTAACCACGGTGGTGACGCGCAGTCGTTTCGTTCAGGGAATCACCAGAGCCGTGCGCATGTGCAGTGAAAGAGCCTCGCTGGAAGCGGTTCCGCGCGAACCCTCCTACGTGTTCGCTCCTGCGGATCCATTGCTGATGCAATACGCCCGCAGCTGGTCTCTGTCTGAGCCTTATCGCATCGCAGCCCCGCAAAGCGCCGAAGACAATGACAGCAATCTGGGAGGTGACTGGCGAGGTCCGTCGCTGCCGATGGAAGCGATTGAGGACGGTGCAGGCGCTGTGATCAGGATGCGCACTCCGCAATTACCCAGATTTTTGCAGCGTTGA
- a CDS encoding EF-1 guanine nucleotide exchange domain-containing protein has protein sequence MGLTAIECPDGVCHSHHGGHAVDRITMEHLLAEHGREWCERLAERIYEMSVDTFSQTVMPSLHAAGWQRRHLDWEFKLRELDSEPDRTLVDGIINATESFLRSSEVHRLFIQELVQGTFDEASDDHLRAEAVRHLIEKEILTLLEENRAELMERLTSRILEPAGGQVDRAQKAASEGLMEVERLLCNHTESL, from the coding sequence ATGGGACTCACCGCAATCGAATGCCCTGATGGCGTCTGCCACAGCCACCACGGCGGTCATGCCGTGGACCGCATCACCATGGAACACCTTCTGGCTGAACATGGCCGTGAATGGTGCGAGCGCCTGGCAGAACGGATTTATGAAATGTCGGTGGACACGTTCTCCCAAACCGTGATGCCAAGCCTGCATGCAGCGGGCTGGCAGCGACGTCATCTCGACTGGGAGTTCAAGCTCAGGGAACTGGATTCCGAGCCGGATCGCACCCTGGTGGATGGAATCATCAACGCCACTGAGAGCTTTCTGCGCAGCAGTGAGGTGCATCGCCTCTTCATCCAGGAGCTTGTCCAAGGAACATTCGATGAAGCCTCTGACGACCACCTGCGCGCTGAAGCCGTGCGGCACTTGATCGAAAAGGAAATCCTGACGCTTCTGGAAGAGAACAGAGCTGAACTGATGGAGCGACTGACCTCAAGAATTCTGGAACCAGCAGGCGGCCAGGTTGATCGCGCTCAGAAGGCCGCTTCAGAGGGATTGATGGAAGTGGAACGATTGCTCTGCAATCACACCGAATCGCTCTGA
- a CDS encoding NAD(P) transhydrogenase subunit alpha yields METAAGETRVAASPETVKKFTAHGCRVVLERGAGQPSGYLDQAYAEAGAELVTRGDSSAWTQADVLLCVQSPSTQALSQLRRGALVVGLLAPYANAELAAGLQQAGLSAMALELLPRISRAQSADALSSQANIAGYKSVLLASAALDRYFPMLMTAAGTVQPARVVILGAGVAGLQAVATARRLGAVVYVSDIRPAVKEQVESLGARFIDPPEMEDKPAESGGYAKQASDAFLAAQRQQLSDQLAEADVAICTAQVPGRRAPRLISEDMLDRMRPGAVVVDLAVAQGGNCADTVASKTVDRNGVKLIGANDLPCTVPNHASAMYARNLLALLQPTLKDGQLTLDSEDELIAGCLISQDGTIRRGDVLTPGAN; encoded by the coding sequence GTGGAGACCGCAGCGGGCGAAACCCGCGTTGCGGCCTCTCCGGAAACCGTCAAGAAATTCACTGCACACGGCTGCAGGGTCGTCCTCGAGCGGGGTGCTGGTCAGCCTTCCGGCTATCTGGATCAGGCGTATGCCGAGGCCGGAGCGGAACTTGTGACCCGCGGGGACAGCTCGGCCTGGACTCAGGCTGATGTGTTGCTCTGTGTTCAGTCACCCTCGACGCAGGCCCTCAGTCAGCTCCGTCGCGGGGCTTTGGTGGTGGGTCTTCTCGCTCCCTATGCGAACGCAGAGCTGGCTGCGGGTCTGCAACAGGCAGGTCTCTCGGCCATGGCCCTTGAGCTGCTTCCACGCATCAGCCGTGCTCAGTCCGCAGATGCGCTGTCGTCGCAGGCCAATATCGCCGGCTACAAGTCGGTGCTCCTGGCCTCTGCGGCACTGGACCGATATTTCCCGATGTTGATGACGGCGGCCGGCACTGTTCAACCGGCCCGCGTTGTGATTCTGGGTGCTGGAGTGGCTGGCCTGCAGGCGGTCGCCACGGCACGCCGGCTCGGCGCCGTTGTCTACGTCAGCGACATTCGCCCTGCGGTGAAGGAACAGGTGGAATCGCTGGGTGCCCGTTTCATCGATCCTCCTGAGATGGAGGACAAGCCCGCTGAGTCTGGTGGCTATGCCAAGCAGGCTTCTGATGCTTTCCTCGCAGCGCAACGCCAGCAGCTTTCAGACCAGTTGGCCGAGGCTGATGTGGCCATTTGTACAGCTCAGGTTCCAGGTCGTCGTGCTCCACGGCTGATCAGTGAGGACATGCTGGATCGCATGCGCCCAGGAGCTGTGGTTGTGGATCTGGCGGTTGCCCAGGGAGGCAACTGCGCCGACACCGTCGCCTCGAAGACCGTAGACCGCAATGGCGTGAAGCTGATCGGTGCCAACGATCTGCCCTGCACGGTTCCCAACCATGCCAGTGCGATGTATGCCCGCAATCTGCTGGCCTTACTTCAACCGACCCTGAAGGATGGTCAGCTCACTCTCGACAGCGAAGACGAGCTGATTGCCGGATGCCTGATCAGTCAGGACGGCACCATCCGCCGCGGAGATGTTCTCACCCCAGGAGCCAATTAA
- a CDS encoding NAD(P) transhydrogenase subunit alpha: MDSLFLMGAATASQTPPLVNALWVLLLGSLLGFELIGKVPPTLHTPLMSGANAISGITMLAALTAIIKADGSTPLLVLGSVSLGFALFNVIGGFLVTDRMLAMFSRKPARKENS; the protein is encoded by the coding sequence ATGGATTCCCTTTTTCTCATGGGTGCGGCCACGGCCTCCCAAACACCACCTCTGGTGAATGCCCTCTGGGTGCTGTTGCTCGGAAGCCTGCTCGGCTTCGAGCTGATCGGCAAGGTTCCCCCCACGCTGCACACGCCATTGATGAGTGGCGCCAATGCCATCTCCGGCATCACGATGCTGGCCGCTCTCACCGCGATCATCAAAGCCGATGGCAGCACTCCTCTGCTGGTTCTTGGCTCGGTCTCCCTTGGCTTCGCTCTCTTCAACGTGATCGGCGGCTTTCTGGTCACTGACCGCATGCTCGCCATGTTCAGCCGCAAGCCCGCTCGCAAGGAGAACAGCTGA
- a CDS encoding NAD(P)(+) transhydrogenase (Re/Si-specific) subunit beta, protein MEFLNYAIDLVAVLLLALGIKGLSKVRSARSANQLAAVAMALAVIGLLISYLGTPSFDGQAWAWIIVGTLVGGVLGAITAQRVPMTSMPETVALFNGCGGMSSLLVALAAALFPGTLDDGTLVAVVSIVISVFVGSITFTGSIVAMAKLQGWLSTPPWMQSKIRHLVNIALAVVCLVAAINLIASEGSSQAGLWLLVISSGLLGIGVTLPIGGADMPVVISLLNSYSGVAAAAAGFVVGSQLLIVAGAMVGAAGLILTQVMCNGMNRSLVSVLFGGALGAGSSGGGGGGEYTNITSCSVEECALTLEAAERVVIVPGYGLAVAQAQHTLREVTRSLEAAGIQVDYAIHPVAGRMPGHMNVLLAEADVPYEQLKEMDIINPDFPATDVVLVLGANDVVNPQAKNDPESPLYGMPVLDVQQARTVFVVKRGMSAGYSGIKNDLFELANTSMVFGDAKKVLGDLLGELKELGVGKK, encoded by the coding sequence ATGGAGTTCCTGAATTACGCCATCGATCTCGTCGCCGTTCTGCTGCTGGCACTCGGCATCAAAGGTCTCTCCAAAGTGCGCTCTGCGCGCAGTGCCAATCAGCTGGCCGCTGTGGCCATGGCCCTCGCTGTGATTGGTCTGCTGATCAGTTATCTAGGCACACCAAGCTTCGATGGGCAGGCCTGGGCATGGATCATCGTCGGCACACTTGTCGGCGGAGTGCTGGGTGCGATCACGGCCCAGCGGGTTCCCATGACCTCCATGCCCGAAACCGTGGCGCTGTTCAACGGCTGTGGAGGCATGTCATCGCTGTTGGTGGCCCTGGCAGCGGCACTGTTCCCCGGAACCCTCGATGACGGCACGCTCGTGGCGGTTGTATCGATTGTGATCTCCGTCTTCGTTGGCTCGATCACCTTCACAGGCTCGATCGTGGCGATGGCCAAGCTTCAGGGCTGGCTCTCAACGCCTCCCTGGATGCAGAGCAAGATCCGCCATCTGGTCAATATTGCTCTGGCTGTTGTTTGTCTGGTGGCAGCGATCAACTTGATCGCTTCCGAGGGCAGCAGTCAGGCTGGGTTGTGGTTGCTCGTGATCTCTTCCGGCCTGCTGGGCATCGGCGTCACCCTGCCGATCGGCGGCGCAGACATGCCTGTGGTGATTTCGCTGCTCAACAGCTATTCCGGTGTGGCCGCTGCTGCAGCTGGTTTTGTGGTCGGCAGCCAGCTTCTGATCGTGGCGGGTGCCATGGTCGGCGCTGCGGGCCTGATCCTGACTCAGGTGATGTGCAACGGCATGAACCGCTCACTGGTTTCGGTGCTGTTTGGTGGAGCCCTGGGAGCTGGCTCCTCCGGCGGCGGGGGCGGCGGTGAATACACCAACATCACCAGCTGCAGCGTTGAGGAGTGTGCCCTCACCCTTGAAGCGGCTGAGCGGGTGGTGATTGTGCCTGGTTACGGTCTTGCAGTAGCCCAGGCTCAGCACACCCTCCGGGAGGTCACCCGTTCCCTGGAAGCTGCTGGTATTCAGGTTGATTACGCCATTCATCCTGTGGCTGGGCGCATGCCGGGTCACATGAATGTGCTGCTCGCGGAAGCCGATGTGCCCTACGAGCAGCTCAAGGAAATGGACATCATTAACCCTGATTTCCCTGCCACGGATGTGGTTCTGGTGCTGGGCGCGAATGATGTCGTCAATCCCCAGGCCAAAAACGACCCGGAATCCCCCCTCTACGGCATGCCCGTGCTTGATGTTCAGCAGGCACGAACGGTCTTTGTCGTGAAACGCGGTATGAGCGCTGGTTATTCAGGAATCAAGAACGACCTCTTTGAGCTTGCTAACACCTCCATGGTGTTCGGCGATGCCAAGAAAGTTCTGGGTGATCTGCTCGGTGAGCTGAAGGAGCTTGGTGTTGGTAAGAAGTGA
- a CDS encoding YheT family hydrolase, with product MGSYSRLQHNPQLLRQLGVVTYQQRWPWIGGDLQTLRDTIRPVPLPEDQGEPIRIAVPALASGAAAAGELLAFLDRPLPTPAGDPVPSKALVLALHGLGGSSRREGLRRLVLTLQRRGFAVLRLNLRGADPGRDLAGGTYAAACNSDLLPVIVRARELCRQLAPSRSALPLFGAGVSLGGTMLLNGCLSSTQDRSTAGLPPDQLVLDGLFCASSPLDLAACSASIERPRNRVYQRWLLQRLVRQTLADPFGVSPQENESLTQTPPRSIRAFDAAVTAPRWGFDSVDAYYSRASPLPFLLDDRRSLPPTLLLQALDDPWVPAAGAKRLLSALTSQPAAQPDPVSVLLTERGGHNGFHAPGDSLESGCWSDRVASAWLSQLSSEGSR from the coding sequence ATGGGTTCCTATTCCCGCCTTCAGCACAACCCCCAGTTGCTCAGGCAACTGGGGGTTGTCACGTATCAACAACGCTGGCCTTGGATCGGCGGCGACTTGCAAACTCTGCGCGACACGATTCGGCCGGTTCCTTTGCCCGAGGATCAGGGAGAGCCGATTCGGATTGCTGTGCCTGCTCTGGCCAGTGGTGCAGCAGCAGCTGGCGAGTTGCTGGCTTTTCTGGATCGTCCCCTGCCCACGCCTGCAGGTGACCCCGTACCCTCAAAAGCGCTTGTTCTGGCCCTGCATGGGCTCGGTGGTTCCAGCCGTCGAGAGGGCCTCCGCCGCCTAGTCCTCACTCTGCAGAGGCGGGGATTTGCGGTGTTGAGGCTCAATCTGCGGGGAGCGGACCCCGGCAGAGATCTGGCCGGCGGCACCTACGCCGCCGCCTGCAACAGCGATCTGCTGCCAGTGATCGTGCGTGCCCGTGAGCTTTGTCGGCAGCTGGCCCCATCCAGATCCGCTTTGCCCCTCTTCGGTGCTGGGGTTTCTCTTGGTGGCACCATGCTTTTGAACGGTTGTCTGTCCAGCACGCAGGACAGGTCTACGGCCGGACTTCCCCCCGATCAGTTGGTGCTCGATGGGTTGTTTTGCGCCAGCAGCCCCCTGGATCTGGCAGCCTGCAGCGCCTCGATCGAACGACCGCGCAACCGGGTGTATCAGCGATGGTTGCTGCAACGTCTGGTCCGACAAACACTGGCCGACCCCTTCGGTGTGAGCCCGCAGGAGAATGAATCGCTGACCCAAACCCCTCCGCGCTCGATCCGTGCTTTTGATGCAGCGGTCACCGCTCCTCGCTGGGGGTTCGATTCTGTCGATGCCTATTACTCCAGGGCATCTCCTTTGCCATTTCTGCTCGATGATCGGCGCTCGTTGCCGCCCACCCTGCTGCTTCAGGCTCTCGATGATCCCTGGGTGCCAGCGGCTGGAGCCAAGCGTTTGCTCTCAGCCCTCACGTCGCAGCCGGCTGCTCAGCCTGACCCTGTGTCGGTTCTTCTCACGGAGAGAGGCGGTCACAATGGCTTCCATGCTCCCGGCGACAGCCTGGAGAGCGGATGCTGGTCTGATCGTGTGGCCTCTGCTTGGTTGAGCCAACTCAGCTCTGAAGGGTCACGCTGA